A genomic region of Venturia canescens isolate UGA chromosome 9, ASM1945775v1, whole genome shotgun sequence contains the following coding sequences:
- the LOC122415951 gene encoding cuticle protein 64-like, whose protein sequence is MNALLVFAVLALASPIFGDESIEEKKQDKRGIVNLGYGGHYPYGAHGLTGYGGYGGYGHGYVAPVYPGLAHGVGHGWNHGIAAAPSIVHGYNAAPIPAIASYSHGYNHHVPSLLTAAPWRLGYNHAYNGVHGAGYSHGLNYGNAW, encoded by the exons ATGAACGCTCTG CTCGTCTTCGCCGTCCTCGCTCTCGCTTCTCCGATATTCGGCGACGAGAGCATCGAAGAAAAGAAACAGGATAAACGAGGAATCGTGAACCTCGGTTATGGAGGTCACTACCCGTACGGCGCCCACGGCCTCACCGGATACGGCGGTTACGGAG GCTATGGACACGGTTACGTCGCACCGGTTTACCCCGGTCTTGCCCATGGCGTTGGCCACGGCTGGAATCACGGAATCGCCGCCGCCCCGTCCATCGTTCACGGATACAACGCCGCGCCAATTCCCGCAATCGCTTCGTACTCCCACGGCTACAACCACCACGTTCCATCCCTTTTGACCGCGGCGCCATGGCGCCTTGGCTACAATCATGCTTACAACGGCGTACACGGGGCCGGTTACAGCCACGGACTCAACTATGGCAACGCCTGGTAA